TcgttatatatttatttttctactttctACTCTTGAATCCTCGCTCTAACTACCTGACAAATGCTAAAACACTTTCTGTCTGTTGCTCTTCCAAAGTTTCATTGAACCagaaaaagaatttgaaacaacGCTCAGTCTCTGTTGACCGAGAGGCAGCAGAGGACGGCAATCTTGAGGAACCCCTCAAGTCAAGGAGGCCTAAAGAAAACGTCGAAGGTAAAATGCCTGCTGGCATTCTAGAGCAGACTGAGCTTTAGTCCATTTGACAGTTAAAATAGATATATCGTCCGTCTCGCCACAATGTCTTAAATATCACGCTTGaccacaaataattattataaattctgTATTTTTACCGCAATTGACAGCCTAATTTTACAATCCAAGCATGaatttttggacaaaaattcAGCAGCACCTCAATATATTGGCACTAAATTTCAATAGGTCAcctctttttcaatttgtatactatctcatttttgacagtgttAATCGAGGCAACTGAAAATAAACGTAGGATTGAAACTTGCAATGAGTTCCACAagaaccaatcagagaaggttCTTGAGGAACTTTTGGCTTGattcacacaaaaaaaaacgcttaaaGTAGAGTCCTTAAATTCAGAGTCGCGCGGACTAGCTAACCGACGCGCGTTCGTTCTACCCAGATCCACGTCCCTATCTTTTCCTAtgctaaaaatcaatttcgttAGCGACTCTGTGTCAAAATTACTGAAGTCAATCCGCGTTTCAATTGGTGTCAAATGAAAGCGCACGAGTTGAGATCTACAACATAAGTCGAAACCATGTCCGCGGGAAGTAAAACAACCAAGAAATAAGCGTTCGAAAAGTACCCCTTTTTTGAGAAGAAAGCGACAGCTTTGGGCAggcgacagtagagacatctgcCCATACTCAGCAATAATAGCGAAGCTCACGCAGTTccagcagtcacgtgactcaaatCCGTCATTTTATTGGCCAAGAGCAGAGACGCACTGCTTGGAGGGAGTGGAAGGGAGAAGCAAAAGAGATGCGCGACTGCTCTTGGCCAATGAGatttgagtcacgtgactacTGGAACTACCTGTGCTTCACTGTTCTTGCTGGGTGTGagcagatgtctctactgtcgccTACTCCAGCTGTAGATTTCTTCCCAGACAAAAAGGGGCACTTTTCGAACGCGAATTTCTCGGTTGTTCTATTTCCCTCGGTCCATGGTTTCAACTTATGTTGTAGATCAACTCATACACTTTTGTTTGACACCAATGGAGGCGCGGATGGTTTCCGTAATTTCGACTCTGAGCCGCTAACGAAAACTCTTTTAACATGGTTAAAGATAGGGACGCGACTCTGACTCCTGATTCGATTGTCACTGTCAAAAATCAACTTCCATATATAGTGGTTCTTCAGTCAACCCTCAGTCacaaaatacgaaaataatcaatgtatTTTGCTAGTTTCAAGATATTATACATCTCATCGACTATATTTACACATGAAACACTTCCTTTCCTGACAAACCacgtcatttttaaaaattcttctcaCGGTTGAACCAAACACTCCCCTTCTTTTCCTGTATGCTGCTTTCGAACTCGTTCTCTATTACTGAATAAATCTCTAGTTTGCTGTGCGCATGCTGTTCGCCGTTTGTATTGCacgagagagcaaaaaataatttctttcaagcgcaaaattattcaaagatgGGAATTTTTCAGACATCCCAGATGAGGGCAGTGTAGGCGAGGTGTCCGTCCAAGTCGATCTTTTTAAACACCCTGGCACTGGAGAACACAAGGTCACAGTCAAAGGTTTGTCACAGATCGTCCCTTTAAGATTCGATAAAACCTTGAATTAATTCCGTAGTTGTTGCCGCGAATGACCTCAAGTGGGTGATTCAGTCAGGAATGTTCCGACCGTTTGTCGAAACGAACCTGATTGGACCTCACCTGGCCGACAAGAAGAGGAAGCAGGCGACCAAATCAAAATCCAACAGCTGGTCTCCGAAATTCAACGAATCGTTCCacttgtaaatatattttctaaattttaacgaggcttttgtaattaaatttatgaaattttccagCATGATCGGCAACGAGGAGCAGCTTGATTACTTTGAGCTTCACATTTGTATTAAAGACTACTGCTTTGCCAGAGACGACCGACTGGTTGGTGTAGCCGTCTTGCAACTGAAGGACATTGTGGAGCAGGTAAATAATTCCAAATCGCCCATTTCGGACAAAGTACTTTTGGCTGTGGGGAAGAAATTAATGTCAACTTTTTTGAACTCCGTTAGTTTCCAGAATCTCTTCTTTTTTGCAGCTGAGCTAAAGATCGGACCCCTTTCTAAAATAGgcaaagtttgattttaaaaaacatatatatatatatttcataatttcaatcatttccTAATTGCATAccaattttaagttttttttaaagtaatccTCCTTTTACCGCTTTTGAAATGGGAGACGAAATTAAATCGCAACTGTTCTGACGGATGTGCTCTCGGATCCACAGCTGCTGAGCCAAAAGGCTCCCttattaaaatagaatatATTTAAGAGAAATTTCGAAAGGAGAGAATAAACCAAAAAACAATTGACTTAACGCACCGTCTAAATTCCAGGGCTCGTGCGCCTGTTGGCTGTCACTGGGGAAGCGCATCCAGATGGACGAGACCGGCTGGACCATCTTGCGGATTCTGTCGCAACGCAGCAACGACGAGGTGGCGAAGGAGTTCGTCAAACTCAAGTCGGACATTCGCCAGGAAGAGCCGATCGTGAACGCGCCTTAAAGTAGCTCAAACCAAAGTCTTCGAGGCCACCGAATCTGTTGTGTGGGGGTCGAGTAAATAGCCACTAATGAAAACCGCACTGCGTCAAAAAGCCGCATTGCCGAGAcaaagattgaaaatttccaacaagAACTGCCGTAATAACAACTCTCCTCTGTTTTGTTCCGTGGAGACGTTTCAGTGTAAGAATTGGTACACAAGCCTGCGATTTGATTTGCAATACAGACACTTTTTGTTAAAACCACACATCCCATAATTGACAGGGTTTGCGAAAATGCTATATATGTGTtgaatttctacattttacGGAGACgatctgatttaaaaaaagataaaaacagGTAAATggaaccaatttaattaagtgtCCATTTAATGGGACTCTCGTGTCGGAATAAacgtcaaaaatcaaaattcatacAATGAAAACTCAATATGAATGGATAaatgaacaaacaaataaatagtcTAATTTTAATGTCACAGTACACAATATGATGCCCCAACTGACGGCgtccaatttttatattcggAAACAGTTAAGCTGCAATATAcgaacaaaaatgaatatttactCACTTAGAAGTATATACCTATGCATTAAAATCAAGTATTATTATATAAGCATGAAAAGCGGTcggtatatatataaaacaaacaaaaaaatctatacACTTAACGTGAGATATGAGAAGATTACATTTCATAATGCCTTCCTAAAGCGTTGTGTTCCAGCCATCACTTGTAATATGAACTAGGCAATGGTGTAACTGTGTAAATTAtaatacaaaaacaaaaagagacGTTATTGTAATTACAGAATATATATAGCCCCCGCCCTGTGacgaaaattgttaaatattgtGCATAACGACCCTTGCTAGACGCATCTATTATCGactaaatacacacacacacacactcactcactcaccaccatcaatttttctataaaacaCAAGCGGGTGAATAGGTTCACTCTCATAATACatattacacacacacacgaatcGCCTCTCACGTTATGTAAATTAACTCGCGCCACTTACGGCTAATCAATCCTCTCTTTCAACTAAAAGCGAGAGCTCCTCCTTTTCTAGCCCAGAGTTGCTACACTTAAATGGAAATCACTACttactctctctctttctctctctctctctatctctatCACACTTTTCATTCTGAgaactaaattttttcctaGCGTAGACCTCACCTTTGCGTTTGATACATACGAGAGACAAGAGAGAGGACGCAGAAGCAGAAGTGTTACATTTTCACTGTGATAAAAAGATATCGGCCTGATGAtagattataaatataatattaaagtaTCAATCAAATCATTAATATTGAATGTGTACTGTTGATTGCTACGCATTAACAACTTTTTTGTTATACGGCGCTTCTAACTCTTTTCACGGTCTTgcggaaaaattagaaaatacaCGCACTACACTTATAAAAACGTTAATATCACGCCAAAgtgatttgatattaaaatttatataaaagcaaaaatgtaaaaaatgcgGGGAATCggcacttttaaaaaatcatcaccAAAATACtcttaaacaaaaatgcaaacaatcGCGAAaccagcaatttaattttcgtttcttATTCCATTTCCTACTTTCTATATAGCAGCAAAACTATTAGTTCAAAGTACtgcaaatgttttaaaattgatgagTGAAGAgaatcattaaattatgaCAATACATGTAACTTTAAAACTAGAAGAGAACAGTCGGTAACTCAGTCAGTCATTCACCAGCCTCTACCTGTGCGACATTAGACTATGgattaattataataactATCAATGCGtgtcacacacacatacactaCTTTGATCTCTCGACTAAAAGGTCCACGCAATTTCAAATATCCAGACCCCTCAGCCAATCCTCATTCACACAGCTAGCTCTAGATCCACGAGGCATTTTTTGCAAGACACTCACTCTCTCGATCGCCATAGTAACTCTCGTTTCCGCTCTACCATTCTGGGTGTTGTTCATTGTTTCTCaccaaaaaatacaaaaaattctgATCGTCTAAAGCAAATTACTGAATTCATCAATATAgagctctctctttctccctctCTCTTTCGGTGTGGGAGCGAAACTGCCCAAGTTGTTCGACGGACCATACCCTCGAGGCGAGCGAAGATTTCTGGCTGTGCCCGCGGGGAATTTCGTTTTTGACactgccaatcgattcctgagtgTCGAATTAGGTTTGCCAGTCAAATAACTCGGTGTAAACGTACAAATCGTTACTTTGGCggttttttggtttgaaactAGCCACAagaaccaatcagagaagggtaTGAGCGGTTCTGTGCTTGGCCAGaccgagacagcagcgccacaacGTCAGCCAGCGCAAACAACAGATTTaaatcagaagaaaaattCTCACGGTGAGAAGCGAAACGTGGCTTTCTAATTTAGAACGCAACTTAGAGTCTCACCATGAGTAGCAGAGGCGGCCGGACGATTTTGGATCTCAAATTGAGATCGAAACGCTcgctctcattgtcagttgagACTCAAAGTTGCGTTCTCAATTTGAGAGCCGCATTCTGCTTCTCACCGTGAGAATGTTTCCTCTGATTAGACGCCGGCGTTCCAAAAAACCGCCTAAGTGACGGTTTTTATGTTTCCACCGTTCTTGTCGAATTGTCTCTAGCCTATTTCGGCCCTCGGGAATCGATTTTGGCGGTGTCAAAACTGAAATTCCAGTGCTACCAACACCCCGTGTAGTGCGCAGACCGCAAATGTTTGCGAATAGAGAGCCAATACGGTgttaatcaaaattgttcGCCACACTACTGTAACTGAAACAAAGCAACTGATTAATCTAATCATTATAATTGTCTAACGCAGCCAGTCATtacgaaaaagtaaaaaagccaGATGAGAGATGTCTATTGGAATAAACTAAAACTAGGAAAAGCGGCAAATTTCGGTTCGATTCGATGAGTTGATGATTTGCGACATGTTTGTATACACACTGAATTGTTGAAACTAATAGgatgaaaaaaaagaataagcCATATCTCTCCAATTGATCTTTTTTATAGAAGCGGTGCTACGACTATTGTTTGACGCATTAAATTGTATCGAGAACTGAGACaactttaaatgaatttatcaacAACTGCTGCTTTGCTGCGAGTAATAACTTTACTGTTATCGGACAAAAGTATGATATTGCCCCGAATTAATTGTTAGAAGTTTGAGGGACACAAAACCTACACCTACGCATTTTCattgcctttttaatttcaactacCGTCTTTTGAATGTGGAAAGTATATCGTAGTTACTGTGACATATACTCGCGCATCGTTTATTACTGTTTGATTGTTGAACATgccaataaaatgttataaaagcCGATTCAATTCACACACAAGTTGTTAATCGGAGAAAGCGAGTTTCTTTCTTCTTTGTACATAAATAGTCATGGGCGAGGAGCAAAAAGTTGCATCTCTTTTCCAATTAGGGTAACAAACGAGTCAGATAAGCATGATACTTGTACCATTTCTACTGTCACAAATCGTAAAAACGAGAATATCAACCGATAAGTTAAAACAACAACTCCttataatatttatcaatGGATGAACAAGTTTGAACTGTGAAGCACAACTCtatttctcaaaatcaatAAGCTGCAAACCAAGAATTGTTTACGAGAGCACTTAtttctaatatgtataattatgtAAATGCTAAGagtttttcattgattttctattttctgaAAGTGTGTGTCCTGCTGCTGTtgcaaagaaataacaaaaacagaTGTGTATGATGTATCAAGGTGTACATTTCAAACGgtggaatttattattcacatgtaaatatggaaaataaagcTTTCAATGAGATAGAAACTCACATTTTATCAAAGACTCCTATCATCGTAATGTAATAAACTATTTCTAGACATTCAcgatatttgttaaaatgagAAACCGAAAGAATGTCTACCAATAAGCGCATTGGTTGATTCTCTCGCTATTGTTTTCtatgaaatgatttattaaagcGTATAACTATTATGATTGGTGGATGAGTGGATTGTTTGATGagatcataaaataaaaatgtgcgaACCACATAATAACACACTTGGTTTCATTTACAACGTCTTTccctaacaaaaaataattctagaagccaataatattgtttttcagtCGATCAACTagcaaatttgatatttttggcatttatAAAGTGTAGAAAATGTTAGccaatcaaattataattatgaaacatgaaatttttaaatatctaccCCTGTTACTTGCTATGTCAGGGTTACGATtaagattttgaaaatgatcGAGTTAGTCAAGCATAATTTTAACGGGAGGGTGTTCAGAATCTGTCCAGGTTTTTTCGCGAAAGTGAAGATGAAGAAATTTTCATGTCTGATTCCCATGTTAAAAAACTTTGGAAGTGTTTTCCATGCCAAAATTTTGTGCCGATTCCGAATGAGGTCCATTTTACAAGCAGACGGCAAGGGAGTGCATATAGGGTGGATTCGTGAAcagggtttgccaattttgcaatggaaaaaatgcataatttacttttgtacaaaaaaagctggaaaaacaTGTGTTTTGGATTTTCCCGCATTTATCCAAATTGATAACCCCGAAAAGGTCACAAAAAAGTCAGAAACTTTGGGAAATTACCGTGATGCGAGTGTTACAATTTTCGGTCTTATggaaaccagtggcttttaactgattttttaaaaatccttgtttTGAGGAAATCCACcatgagaatatttttatcttcaataaaaattgcagaaaaaaaacgcaaaaataagtttttttttgcaaagcagTGGATTAATGCGAACCCCGTTCATGTAGGGGTTGATGGCCGGGGAATGATCAAAgttattgacaaaaaaaaataataataaataatgccgCCTGTCTCTCTAGCGGAAATTCTTCGCTAAGACCAGGAATGAAGGAAAGAAATCGACCAAAGGGatatctgcaatttttgctataaaaattcaaaagaaccAAAGGCTTAAGGCACAAATCTCTTTAAacaaaacttcaaatttggCGTGCAAGTAAAGAATGAGATGCtgagagagaaggaaaatttagtttttgaattttaaacaaaataaaaattgtccaTTTTCATAAGGATCCGAGTTTGTTGTTGAATGACAGCCAAATTTTAGCTAGGGTCTTTAGTAATATctccgaaaaataaaaaatacatccaACAAGCCGTCATTATGCGATTTTCCAAGAGCCTGCCGGGAAAAGCCAAATTTAAGGTTTAtccaaaactgaaaattgaataaaattcatcttGAGGAGCAGATTTCCAGAAAGGTTAGGTTTCAGACAGTCAAATCATCGGGGCGTTTTgaaaattctggaaatttaaagattttaaaaacaccaCTCTAACCCAACTACTGTCTTCAGACTCTTCAGAGTggtcatttattttcaaatgtaaaattttttgctaCTCCATAGCTTTAGCTGTTTTTAAAACCTGACAATTTTTACGAAATTATACAACGCGTACACGAGAATAGATCATGAAATTATTACTAGAAATTATGGGAAAAGCCGTTATTCACGTTaaactcaaattcaaaaatattacataacGCTAATTTTTACATCTATCAGTAACGAAATTTTAGAACGAGACTaagagtattttttgtttgccgttatcaatcaaatttcagttttaaataattctttttattattaacacTTGGAAGAATAACTATGTACACAGTTAAACTGGATTGCAACTTTCTTAAGACTGCCAGTCTTGGAGAGATAAATGCTTTGgacaaaaaaatgagaatgagTGACTCTACTTAACTCAGAGTGAGGCAGTCAACCACGTCGCCACTTTCCAAATCAAGGTCCTCGGCAGTTTGCTTCTGGTCGACCAATTCTCCCTCAAACTGCAGTCTCAGCTTCTCCACCGACAGCTGCAGCGTTTCGGCCAGCGtcatgtaaattttggagaagtTCTCCTCTGGATCGAGGTAGAAACTGATCTTGTCCACTTTTCGGTCAGGGAACTGAATCTTGATCTCCAGTTTGTCCTTGTTCCTGTCCTCGAGTGACGGCTTGCCGACCTTTTCCCTCAGAGCGCAGCCATTCAAGATGTGCGCGACCGTGATTCCAAGGCTGTCGGGCGTGTCTCCAGGGCAAATTCGATGGTCGTCGCCATACTCGAGCATGATCTTGTCCACAGCAATGTCGTGCTTTATGGACAGCGCTTCAAACACGACCTTGAAGGGCTGCATTTTGCGCAGTCGGTAGCGTTCAATGCGGCCGCAGTTCCACCGCACTTTGACGTTCATTTCACAGTTCTGCTCCGATTCAGTAGAGTGTTCGTGCTTTTCCCTCAATTTGTCTTCGCTGTCCTTCTGGTTGACGTGGTCCAGGTAAGAAAGAATTTTCTGATCCTCATTGAATGATGCGTCGTACTCTCTCATCCTggtggaattaaattttcaaattgtaggCTTACTATTCATAATTAACAGGcaatgtgaaaattaatttttacagtttacagtgccaatcaattcctgagggtcgattTAAGTGAGGCAACCGAATTCTTCGGTCGACAGTTTGACAcgacgtgccgaaaatcggTGGAATACCTTTTAGACGTGCAAGAACGCCTTTCAATCGTGCAAGAGCAGCTTTTTAACATGCAAGAGCGCCTAATTAACGTGCAAGGACAGCTATTTAATGAGCAAGAAGACCTATTTGACGTGCACGAACGCCTAGTTTACCTTTAAGAACGGTAAAAACACCTTTAAATGAGCAAGGACCTGAAAAAGGTGCAAAGAGCACCTATTTAACCTGCAAGAACGCCTTTTCTAAGCACAAGAACgcttatttaaattgcaagaACGACTATTTAACCTTCAAGAACGCCTTTAACCGTCCAAGAACGCCTATTCTAGGCACAAGAACGCCTATTTAACCTGCAAGTACGACTATTTAACGTGGAAGAAGAAAAACGGCTTTTTTATGTGCAAGAGAACCTTTCTTGAAGAACATAAATTTAACCAGCAAGAACGCTCACTTAATGAGCAAGAACACCTTTAACAGTGCAAAagaagttaaatttaacaagttAAACGGTGTTGGGGGCACAGAAACGCATTAAGACACGACTTAGCACTGCCCTCAGCCCTCAGGTATCGACTGGCActgtcataaataaaattccagtgCTGCAAAAATCTAGCAAATACCTGAAGTGGTGCTTGCGATTGTTGTTTTCCTTCTCAGTTTTGCGTTTTGCAGAATCAATTGCTGCCAAAGTGTATTCATCGTCTGAGCTTAACAATATTTCATCCTGGCTTTCATCTGGGCTTTCCTCGACATCACTGGCTACAATTTCTGGCGACAAATCTTCTTGGACTACTTTCTTGATTTTCGGGGGACTAGGTTCCTTTTCTGTTGTGTCGGAAGAAGCAGCACATTTTTCATTGGAAGCCCTCTTTGATTTTGTTCCACTCCcaagaacagaaaaaatgtcAACGTCCGAGCTGGCATTCTTGAGCTGTGCGCTGATGGCTGCTTTGATTTTGGCTAAATGGTCGCCGGCGCCGGTGAACTCGTCATCGTCCATTTTTAAGACCTataggagaaaaaaattagattgttTAAACACGAAAAGTATgtgatttatttgcaaaaacgTAGGTAAGGAACACTTATCTTAATctccatttaaattaaatcctatTTTGTTGTTAAACACTcccaattttatgaaaaataagtGATTATGATACaatcaaaaatgtaattatgtAAAACCTTTTgtcatgaaattattttaaaatcgacaAAACCAGTGGCGTTTATGTATGTGATTAGCAGCAGTATAAATATCAATAGCTATGTATGATACATAgtcaacaaataaatgttatcagtgttttttctcaatttagaCTGGAACGTTGAAAgcaatgaaatgaaaactaGCAAATACTGCGGTTAAACATAGAATTCAGTCTTCAATTAG
The nucleotide sequence above comes from Cloeon dipterum chromosome X, ieCloDipt1.1, whole genome shotgun sequence. Encoded proteins:
- the LOC135946273 gene encoding uncharacterized protein LOC135946273, giving the protein MDDDEFTGAGDHLAKIKAAISAQLKNASSDVDIFSVLGSGTKSKRASNEKCAASSDTTEKEPSPPKIKKVVQEDLSPEIVASDVEESPDESQDEILLSSDDEYTLAAIDSAKRKTEKENNNRKHHFRMREYDASFNEDQKILSYLDHVNQKDSEDKLREKHEHSTESEQNCEMNVKVRWNCGRIERYRLRKMQPFKVVFEALSIKHDIAVDKIMLEYGDDHRICPGDTPDSLGITVAHILNGCALREKVGKPSLEDRNKDKLEIKIQFPDRKVDKISFYLDPEENFSKIYMTLAETLQLSVEKLRLQFEGELVDQKQTAEDLDLESGDVVDCLTLS